The Amycolatopsis sp. NBC_01480 genome segment CACGGTGACCTGCCGGGAGGCGAGGTAGGAGGACAGCAGGCCGATGGCGTACAGCGGGATCACGGCGAGGAAGCCGGCGATCACGCGCGTGGTGACCAGGTACGGCACGCTCGGGATGCCCATCACCTCGAGCGCGTCGATCTCCTCGGAGATCCGCATGGCGCCCAGCTGCGCGGTGAAACCACAGCCGACCGTGGCCGAAAGCGCGAGTCCGGCGACCAGCGGGGCGATCTCCCGGGTGTTGAAGTACGCCGAAATGAAGCCCGCGAACGCCGACGTGCCCACCTGGTTCAGCGCGGAGTAGCCCTGAAGGCCCACGACCGTCCCGGTCGCGACGGTCATGCCGATCATCACGCCGATCGTGCCGCCGATCACCGCGAGCGCGCCGCTGCCGAAGCTCACCTCGGCCAGCAGCCGCACGACCTCGCGCAGGTAGCGGCGCACCGTGCGCGGCACCCAGCCGAGCGCGCGCAGGAAGAACAGGATCTGGTCGCCGAGCGTGTCGAGGAAGCCGAAGCGGCGGTCGACGGCTTCGAGTACCCGCGTGGCCCGGGGCGGGGTCTTGGTGGCCATCGGCTCAGCTCCCCTTGGGCGGCACGAGTTGCAGGTAGACGGTCGTCAGCACCAGATTCAGCACGAACAGCAACAGGAAGGTGATGACCACGGACTGGTTCACCGCGTCGCCGACGCCCTTCGGCCCGCCGCGCGGGTTGAGGCCGCGGTAGGAGGCGACGACGGCTGCGACGAAGCCGAAGATCAGCGCCTTGATCTCGCTGATCCACAGGTCCGGAAGCTGGGCCAGCGCGGAGAAACTCGCCAGGTACGCGCCCGGGGTGCCGCCCTGCATGATCACGTTGAAGAAGTAGCCGCCGAGCACGCCGACCACGCTGACCATGCCGTTGAGGAACACCGAGACGCCCATCGCGGCGAGCACCCGCGGCACGATCAGGCGCTGGATCGGCGAGACGCCGAGCACCTCCATCGCGTCGATCTCCTCGCGGATGGTGCGCGAGCCCAGGTCGGCGCACATCGCGCTGCCGCCGGCGCCCGCGATCAGCAGCGCGGTGACGATGGGGCTGGCCTGCTGGATGATCGCCAGCACGCTGGCCGCGCCGGTGAACGACTGCGCGCCGATCTGCGTGGTCAGCGAGCCGATGTGGAGCGCGATCACGGCGCCGAACGGGATCGAGACCAGCGCCGTCGGCAGGATCGAGACGCTCGCGATGAACCAGAACTGCTGCACCAGCTCCCGGAACTGGAACGGGCGGCGGAAGGTCAGCCGGACCACGTCGAGGGCCAGCGCGTAGAGCCGCCCGGTCTGCCGGAGCGCGGCGGCACCCGGGAACTGTGTCGCCATCCGAGCCTCCCAGCATTCCCCGGGCGCGGTGAATCACCCCGCGAGAGGCCTTTCCGGCTGGTCCGAATGGCGGACTCGCGTGCCGGGCAAATGCTTTTCCGGGTGTTACCGTGCGGTTTCGTTACTGGTCGGTACGCTAACCACGGGCCCGCTCGGAGACAAGAACTTGTCGCTGGTTACGCGGTCACGGCCTGGTAACCGCGAAATTCTTGTGTATTTCTGACAAAGGCGGCCGATCTTGTTGTCAGAGGTGGAAAAGAAAAATCCCGGTCCAGTCCGGACCGGGATCTTCTTGCCGCGGGTCAATTCTTGAGATCGGCCACGATCTCGTAGGAACGGACGCGGTCGGCGTGCCCGTGGACCATCGTGGTGACCATCAGCTCGTCCGCCGCGGTGTCGGCGAGCAACTGCTCGAGTCCCTTGCGGACGGTCTCGGGCGAGCCGATGATGCCGGAGCCGAAACGCTCGGCGAGGAACGCGCGGTCCATCTCCGTGTACGGGTATTCGGCGGCTTCCTCGGGCGTCGGCAGCGCGATCGGACGGCCGCGGCGCAGGCTCAGGAACGTCAGCCCGCTCGGGCCGGCGAGGAACTGCGCGCGCTCGTCCGTCTCAGCCGCGACGATGGAGACGCCGAGCATCACGTACGGCTCGGAGAGCACCTCGGACGGCTGGAAGTTCTCGCGGTAGAGCTGCACCGCGGGCAGCGTGTTCTCGGCGGCGAAGTGGTGCGCGAAGGAGAACGGCAGGCCCAGGCGACCGGCCAGCTGCGCGCTGAAGCCGGACGAGCCGAGCAGCCACACCGACGGCTTGTTGCCCTCGGCCGTCACCGCGTTCACGCCGCGGGCCGGGTCGTGCTCGAAGTAGTCGTTCAGCTCCAGCAGCTGCTCGGGGAAGTTCTCGGCGGACAGCCCGCCGGGCCCGCGCAGGGCGAGCGCCGTGCGCTGGTCGGTGCCCGGCGCGCGGCCGATGCCCAGGTCGATCCGGCCCGGGTGGAACGCCTCCAGCGTGCCGAACTGCTCGGCCACCACGAGCGGCGCGTGGTTCGGCAGCATGATGCCGCCGGAGCCGACGCGGATCGTCTCGGTGGCGTCGGCCACGTGCCCGATCATCACCACGGTGGCCGAGCTGGCGATGCCCGGCATGTTGTGGTGCTCGGCGAGCCAATAACGGTGATAGCCCAGCCGCTCGGCGTGCCGGGCCAGGTCGAGGGTGCTGCGCAGCGCGTCGCCGACCCCCCTCCCTTCCGAGACGGGGGAGAGGTCGAGCACGGACAGCGGGACGTCAGGCAGAGAACTCACATCCGGCGTAACGCGCGAGGGGCCTGTTCCCTTCCCGAGGCAACCTCCGTTTTTCGCCGCGCGGCTGCGGTGGACGTCACCTCGCTTCGGCCGGGGCCGGGCCGGGGCGTGGGCGGGGCGGCGGCGATCAGGCCGAGGGCAGCCAGTCCGGGTCCGAGGCCAGCACGATGAGCTGCTGGGTGGCACGGGTCAGCGCGACGTACAGCACCCGGCGGCCGGTGGTGGACTCGGTGACCAGCTCCATCGGCTCGACCAGGACCACGGCGTCGTACTCCAGGCCCTTGGAGTCGAGGCTGCCGACGACCTTCAGGCGCTCGTCCGCGGTGGCCGCGAACCAGGACGTGACTTCCGCGACGCGGTCCATCGCCGTGATCACGCCCACGGTGCCCTCGACGGAGCCGAGCAGCTCCTTCACCGCGCCCTGCGTCGCCGCCTCCATGCCGGTGCGCTCGACCGGGCGGACCTCCGGCGTGATGCCGGTGGTGCGCACCGCGCGCGGCAGCTCGTCGGCCTCCGCGTGGCCGATGACGACCTTCGCGGCCAGGTCGAAGATTTCCGCGGAGTTCCGGTAGTTCGTGCGCAGCGTGTAGCGGCGCCGGGCGGTCTTCGGGCCGAAGGCCTGGTCGCGCGCGGCCGCGGCCTCGTCCGGGTCCGGCCACGAGCTCTGCACCGGGTCGCCCACCACGGTCCAGCTCGCGTACTTGCCGCGGCGGCCGACCATGCGCCACTGCATCGGCGACAGGTCCTGCGACTCGTCGACGACCACGTGCGAGTACTCGTCGTAGTGCTCCGGGCGGTGCGTCGTGCCGCGCTGTTCCGGCTCCGCTTCGAGCACGGTCTGGCGGCGGCGGCGCTTCGGCTCCGGGCCGATCAGCACCCGCAGCTCGTCCAGGAGTGCGACGTCGGCCACCGACCAGCCGTGCGAGCGGTCCGCGAAATCGGCCGCCAGCATGGTGATCTCGCCGCGGTTCAGCACGCCCTTGGCCGCGGCCGCGAGCCGCTTCTCGCTGCCCAGCCACTTCAGGATCTGGGCCGGGTACAGCACCGGCCACCAGACGACCAGGAAGCGGTGGAACTCGATGCGCTCGCCGAGGTCCGTGATCAGCTCGGCGCGGTCGATCTGACGGCCGTCCTCCTTCGCGTACCCCTCGGCCTTCGCGGCCAGCGCGTCCAGAAGCAGCTCCGCGACGCGCACGCGTGAACGGTTCGGCGGCGCCCCCTGGGTGTGGGCCTTGCGCCGTACCTTCTCCAGCTCGTGCTCGGTGAGCTTCAGCACCTCGCCGCGGTAGACGATCCGCAGCTCGTCCGGCGCCTCCGGCGGGGTGTCGCGCAACGCGCGCAGCAGCACCCGCCGCATCCGCAGCGAGCCCTTCACCGCGGCCAGCGGCGAGCTGTCCTGGCGGGTCGCCTCGAGCCCGTCGAGCACTTCGCCGAGCGCGCGCAGCTCCACGTTCGTCTCGCCCATCGACGGCAACACCCGCGAGATGTACGAGGTGAACACCCCGGACGGCCCGATCACGAGCACGCCGGCGCCGCCCAGCTGACGGCGGTGGCGGTAGAGCAGGTACGCCGCGCGGTGCAGCGCCACGGCCGTCTTGCCGGTGCCCGGCCCGCCGGTGATCTCGGTGACCCCGCGCCACGGCGCGCGGATGACCTCGTCCTGCTCCTTCTGGATGGTGGCGACGATGTCGCGCATCTTCTCGCCGCGCGAGCGGCCCAGCGCGGCCATCAGCGCGCCCTCGCCGACGATCTGCATGTCCTCGGGCACGGCGTCGGCGATCAGCACGTCGTCGTCCACGTCCAGCACGTTCGGCCCGGAGCAGCGGATCACGCGGCGGCGCACCACGTCCATCGGCTCCTCGGCGGTCGCCTGGTAGAACGCCGCGGCCGCCGGGGCGCGCCAGTCGGTGACCAGGTTGTCGAACTCCGCGTCGCGGATGCCGAGCCGGCCGACGTAGATCAGCTCGCCGTCGCGGTGGTCGAGCCGGCCGAAGACCAGGCCCTCGTACTCCGCGTCCAGCGTCTGCAGCGTCTGGTTCGCGTGGTGGACCATCATGTCGCGCTCGAAGAGCATCGACGCCTGCTCGAAGATCGCCTCGCGCTGGGCGCCCTGCCCGATTTCGTAGCCCTTGGTGCGCATCGCCTCGGCCTGGGCTTTCAGCGCCGCGAGCTGGGTGTACACCCGGTCCACATGCGCCTGCTCCACGGCGATCTCAGCCCGCCTGACCCGGGGTTCGGACACGCATCGCTCCTTGAAGAATCTCGATCGCCCCATCAGGGCGAAGAACGACTCTACGCGTTGCGCGCGCGTGGTTCAGCATGTCCTGCCCAACACCACAGCCGGGGCCTCGGCGAAGATGGGGGAGTGACCAGGATCGTGGCCGGGAAGGCGGGCGGACGGCGGCTGAAGGTGCCGCCGAAGGGGACCCGCCCGACGTCCGAGCGGGTGCGGGAAGCCCTGTTCAACGCCCTCGACGTGGCCGGCGAGCTGGAGGGCGCGCGGGTCCTCGACCTCTATGCGGGCTCCGGCGCGCTCGGCCTCGAAGCCCTCTCCCGCGGCGCCGCCGACGCGTGGTTCGTCGAGGCCGACCGCCGGGCCGCCGACGTGCTCCGCGGGAACGTCGCCGACGTGGGCCTCGGCGGCACCGTGCGCGCCGCGCCGGTCGAGGCCGTGGTGGCCGCGCCGGCGCCCGCGCGCTTCGACCTCGTGCTGGCCGACCCGCCGTACGCCGTGGACGCCGCGGCGCTCGGGCGAGTGCTGGCCGCGCTCGACGAAGGCGGCTGGCTCGGCGAAGGCGCGCTCGTGGTGGTCGAACGGGCCGCTCGCGACGGCGCGCCCGACTGGCCCGCCGCTTTCACGCCGACCCGCGACAAGCGTTACGGCGACACGGCCCTGTACTGGGCTGAGTTCGGCGCGGAAACTCCGGGTGTGACGCAGTAGTCACGTGGTGCGCGCGCGGCCCCGTGGCTTGGTAGCGTCCGCCCATGCGGCGTGCGGTCTGTCCCGGTTCCTACGATCCGGCCACCAACGGACACCTCGACATCATCGAGCGGGCCTCCCTCCTCTTCGACGAGGTCGTCGTCGCGGTGGGGGTGAACAAGAGCAAGAAGGGCCTGTTCGAGGTCGAAGAGCGCATGGAGATGCTGCGCCTGATCACCGCGAAGCTGCCCAACGTGCGCGTCGACTCGTGGCAGGGCCTGCTCGTTGACTATTGCCGCGAGAACGACATCTCGGCCGTCGCGAAGGGCCTGCGCTCGGTCAGCGACTTCGACTACGAGCTGCAGATGGCGCAGATGAACCGCGAGCTCACCGGGCTCGAGACGCTGCTGATGGCCAACAACCCGGCGTACGGCTTCGTCTCCAGCTCGCTGGTGAAGGAGGTCGCGGCGCTCGGCGGCGACATCGAGAGCCTCGTCCCGCCGGTCGTGTTCGAGCGGCTCAAACAGGTCTTCCCGAAGCAGGACTGAGCAGGGCTGCGGCAAGTTCAGCGGGCGTATTCGCCCGAACGGGCGGCGACCATCGTCTGGACTTCGGCCGTCGGCCAAGACTGTTCACTTGGCGGTATCCTTATCGGCCATCCGATCGGGTTACGGTCCGAAAATGACCAACCATCGTTCCCGTTTAGCTGGTGTCCTTTTCGCACTGCTGGTCGGTTTCCTGGGGTTCGCGACGGCCGCGCAGGCCGCCCCCGCGGCTCCGGCCGCCCCGGCTGCGACCGCCTCGCCCGCCTCGGTCCTGCAGAACTCCTGCGGCGACCTTTCGGGCTTCACGCACACGGCGCTGTCCTCGCTGCCCGCCGAGGCGACGACCACGTACAACCTGATCCAGTCGGGAGGCCCCTTCCCGTACCCGAAGAACGACGGCGTCGTCTTCACCAACCGTGAGGGCATCCTCCCGTCCTGCTCCTCGTCGTACTACCACGAGTACACCGTGCCGACGCCCGGCGCGAGCAACCGCGGCACCCGCCGGATCATCACCGGCCAGGGCGGCGAGTACTTCTACACCGGCGACCACTACGCCACGTTCAGCGTGATCGACGTCAACGGCGGCGGGGGCGGCACCACCGCCTGCGGCGACCTCTCGAAGCTGGCCAAGGTCGGCTACTCCACCCTGTCGGCGGCCGCGAAGAACGTCGTGGACACCGTCAAGGGCGGCGCCTCGACCGGCACCACCTACCAGAACCGCGAAGGCGTCCTCCCGGCCTGCGCCGCGGGCTACTACCAGCTGTTCCCGGTGGGCACCAACGACCGCGTGATCACCGGCAAGGCCGGCGAGCTGGTCTACACCCCCGACCACTTCAGCACCTTCAAGGCCATCGACCTCAACTCCTGAGCCGACGCGCCCGTGCCGCCCTGCCCGCCCGGGCAGGGCGGCACTGTCGTTTCCCGGGGGTGTTTCGAAAGGGACACGCCCAGCTCGGCGCGCGTTCACCGGTTCCGCAGCCGCAGCAGGCAGACTGGACCACAGCGAACGGGGAATTCTGCTTGAGGGAGTGGCCGTGTACCGGGTTTTCGAGGCACTCGACGAGCTCGTCACGATCGTCGAAGAGGCACGCGGAGTGCCCATGACGTCCAGCTGCGTGGTGCCCCGTGGCGATGTCCTCGAGCTGCTCGACGACGTCCGCGACGCCCTGCCGGGCGAGGTCGACGACGCCCAGGACGTGCTCGACAAGCGCGACGACGTGCTGCACGCGGCCCGCAAGGAGGCGGGCGAGACCGTCTCCGGGGCCAACGAGGAGGCCGAGCGCACGCTGTCCGACGCGACGTCGGAGGCCGAGCGCATCCTGGCCGACGCCCGCGACCGCGCCGAGCAGATGATGGCCGACGCGCACAACGAGGCCGAGCGCATGGTCGCCGGCGGGCAGGCGGAGTACCAGAACCTGACCGACCGCTCGCGCGCCGAGTCCGAGCGGATGATCCAGGCCGGCCGCGACGCCTACGAGCGCGCCATCGAAGACGGCCGCGCCGAGCAGGTCCGGCTCGTCTCCCAGACCGAGGTGGTCCAGGCCGCACACGCCGAGTCCGCCCGGATCGTGGACGAGGCGCACGCCGAGGCCGACCGCCAGCGCGGCGAGTGCGACGTCTACGTGGACGGCAAGCTGGCGGAGTTCTCCGAGCTGCTGGCGACCACCCTGCGGACCGTCGACTCGGGCCGCAACCACCTGCGCTCCCCGGCGAACCTCGGCGGCAACGGCGGCCGGCCGACGCTGTACGACTACCAGGTCTGACCCATGCCCTGAAGGCCACCTTGAGAGACGTACATGCCCTGAAGGTGGCCTTCAGAGCATCCGGCAGAGAGCGCGCCCAGGTCGCCCGCGAGCCGTTGGGTGCGGCCAGCTCCAACGGGGTGGCGGACCCTGCGTACCCTGGTCACTGATGTCTGAGAACCCTGTTAACCCAGCCCGGCCGGCGCCGCTCGACGACCGCAGCCCCTGGGTGATCGACACCCGTGAGCTGGGCCGCCGCGCCGGCCTGAGCCGTGAGGTGCGCCGCTCCGTCCCGGTCGAGGTCGCGCTCGGCGTGCCCGGCGTGATCGCCATCGACGCGGGCTCCGCCGTCGAGCTGGACCTGATGCTCGAGTCCGTGGTCGAAGGCGTGCTGGTCAGCGGCACGGCGTCGGCCACCGCGCACGGCGCCTGCTCGCGCTGCCTCGACCCGGTGACCGAGGAGGTCGAGGTCGACATCACCGAGCTGTTCGCCTACCCCGGCTCGGCCACCGAGGAGACCACCGACGAGGACGAGATCCCC includes the following:
- a CDS encoding MlaE family ABC transporter permease — its product is MATKTPPRATRVLEAVDRRFGFLDTLGDQILFFLRALGWVPRTVRRYLREVVRLLAEVSFGSGALAVIGGTIGVMIGMTVATGTVVGLQGYSALNQVGTSAFAGFISAYFNTREIAPLVAGLALSATVGCGFTAQLGAMRISEEIDALEVMGIPSVPYLVTTRVIAGFLAVIPLYAIGLLSSYLASRQVTVWAFGQSAGTYDHYFLLFLPPGDVLWSFGKVLVFSVVVVLAHCYYGFRASGGPAGVGVAVGRAVRTAIVAISVIDFFLSLAIWGATTTVQVAG
- a CDS encoding MlaE family ABC transporter permease, with translation MATQFPGAAALRQTGRLYALALDVVRLTFRRPFQFRELVQQFWFIASVSILPTALVSIPFGAVIALHIGSLTTQIGAQSFTGAASVLAIIQQASPIVTALLIAGAGGSAMCADLGSRTIREEIDAMEVLGVSPIQRLIVPRVLAAMGVSVFLNGMVSVVGVLGGYFFNVIMQGGTPGAYLASFSALAQLPDLWISEIKALIFGFVAAVVASYRGLNPRGGPKGVGDAVNQSVVITFLLLFVLNLVLTTVYLQLVPPKGS
- a CDS encoding LLM class flavin-dependent oxidoreductase, which gives rise to MSSLPDVPLSVLDLSPVSEGRGVGDALRSTLDLARHAERLGYHRYWLAEHHNMPGIASSATVVMIGHVADATETIRVGSGGIMLPNHAPLVVAEQFGTLEAFHPGRIDLGIGRAPGTDQRTALALRGPGGLSAENFPEQLLELNDYFEHDPARGVNAVTAEGNKPSVWLLGSSGFSAQLAGRLGLPFSFAHHFAAENTLPAVQLYRENFQPSEVLSEPYVMLGVSIVAAETDERAQFLAGPSGLTFLSLRRGRPIALPTPEEAAEYPYTEMDRAFLAERFGSGIIGSPETVRKGLEQLLADTAADELMVTTMVHGHADRVRSYEIVADLKN
- a CDS encoding HelD family protein, which encodes MSEPRVRRAEIAVEQAHVDRVYTQLAALKAQAEAMRTKGYEIGQGAQREAIFEQASMLFERDMMVHHANQTLQTLDAEYEGLVFGRLDHRDGELIYVGRLGIRDAEFDNLVTDWRAPAAAAFYQATAEEPMDVVRRRVIRCSGPNVLDVDDDVLIADAVPEDMQIVGEGALMAALGRSRGEKMRDIVATIQKEQDEVIRAPWRGVTEITGGPGTGKTAVALHRAAYLLYRHRRQLGGAGVLVIGPSGVFTSYISRVLPSMGETNVELRALGEVLDGLEATRQDSSPLAAVKGSLRMRRVLLRALRDTPPEAPDELRIVYRGEVLKLTEHELEKVRRKAHTQGAPPNRSRVRVAELLLDALAAKAEGYAKEDGRQIDRAELITDLGERIEFHRFLVVWWPVLYPAQILKWLGSEKRLAAAAKGVLNRGEITMLAADFADRSHGWSVADVALLDELRVLIGPEPKRRRRQTVLEAEPEQRGTTHRPEHYDEYSHVVVDESQDLSPMQWRMVGRRGKYASWTVVGDPVQSSWPDPDEAAAARDQAFGPKTARRRYTLRTNYRNSAEIFDLAAKVVIGHAEADELPRAVRTTGITPEVRPVERTGMEAATQGAVKELLGSVEGTVGVITAMDRVAEVTSWFAATADERLKVVGSLDSKGLEYDAVVLVEPMELVTESTTGRRVLYVALTRATQQLIVLASDPDWLPSA
- the rsmD gene encoding 16S rRNA (guanine(966)-N(2))-methyltransferase RsmD; translated protein: MTRIVAGKAGGRRLKVPPKGTRPTSERVREALFNALDVAGELEGARVLDLYAGSGALGLEALSRGAADAWFVEADRRAADVLRGNVADVGLGGTVRAAPVEAVVAAPAPARFDLVLADPPYAVDAAALGRVLAALDEGGWLGEGALVVVERAARDGAPDWPAAFTPTRDKRYGDTALYWAEFGAETPGVTQ
- the coaD gene encoding pantetheine-phosphate adenylyltransferase gives rise to the protein MRRAVCPGSYDPATNGHLDIIERASLLFDEVVVAVGVNKSKKGLFEVEERMEMLRLITAKLPNVRVDSWQGLLVDYCRENDISAVAKGLRSVSDFDYELQMAQMNRELTGLETLLMANNPAYGFVSSSLVKEVAALGGDIESLVPPVVFERLKQVFPKQD
- a CDS encoding ribonuclease domain-containing protein, with protein sequence MTNHRSRLAGVLFALLVGFLGFATAAQAAPAAPAAPAATASPASVLQNSCGDLSGFTHTALSSLPAEATTTYNLIQSGGPFPYPKNDGVVFTNREGILPSCSSSYYHEYTVPTPGASNRGTRRIITGQGGEYFYTGDHYATFSVIDVNGGGGGTTACGDLSKLAKVGYSTLSAAAKNVVDTVKGGASTGTTYQNREGVLPACAAGYYQLFPVGTNDRVITGKAGELVYTPDHFSTFKAIDLNS
- a CDS encoding DivIVA domain-containing protein codes for the protein MYRVFEALDELVTIVEEARGVPMTSSCVVPRGDVLELLDDVRDALPGEVDDAQDVLDKRDDVLHAARKEAGETVSGANEEAERTLSDATSEAERILADARDRAEQMMADAHNEAERMVAGGQAEYQNLTDRSRAESERMIQAGRDAYERAIEDGRAEQVRLVSQTEVVQAAHAESARIVDEAHAEADRQRGECDVYVDGKLAEFSELLATTLRTVDSGRNHLRSPANLGGNGGRPTLYDYQV
- a CDS encoding YceD family protein, which encodes MSENPVNPARPAPLDDRSPWVIDTRELGRRAGLSREVRRSVPVEVALGVPGVIAIDAGSAVELDLMLESVVEGVLVSGTASATAHGACSRCLDPVTEEVEVDITELFAYPGSATEETTDEDEIPRLVDDRIDLEPTVRDAVVLALPLAPLCEEDCAGLCTECGVKWADLEPGHGHEKIDPRWAALVDRFDENAGEKPAHGSGEQA